In Setaria italica strain Yugu1 chromosome IX, Setaria_italica_v2.0, whole genome shotgun sequence, the genomic stretch GCCACGTAGCTGACACATAGGCGCCACCTCTTTCTAACAGCCAACCTATAGATTGTCTGTAGCTAGCCTACAGCTAACACGTAGATGCCACGTGGGTGCCACGCCAGCACATGGGGCCCACTGACAAGTGGACCCTTTGACCGTTGACTTGTTGACTGAGACAACGCTGGCATCACCGGGCGCAATGATGATCTCAGCAGGGGATGTGGCGCGCTCTGGTGCTGCCATGGGTCGTCCTCTGGTGATTTCTAATTTTCTTTAACTAAATAAAATTCTAGAAATTGATTTAAACTTCaataattcataactaattaatttgaactccaaaaaatatgaaaccagttgtATTAAAATTGAACCCTTGCTGATTGTAGTtagtttggtgttatttggCTCTTCTATTTTGGAGTTCTTGAAGTTTTTGCTTAAGATGTATTGCTTGTTATTTATTTTTGCATCGCATCTCGTGTATGCTTGTAGACCTGTTTGAAGACCCGTGCTGCGACAACTAAGAAGACCCTGATAATTGTTCAACCTATTTGCCTTGTTACCTACCTATGCactagctacagacccctagaTAGTCCACCTTACTTATCCACTCACATgctttttgagttatggatgggcatatgctatggatttggtgatgggattccttgtaCACTCCCGCATGTGTTTTGGGTGTGTGTGATCCCTTTTTTGCTTTGGCAGGAGCGAACCACGGTTGGTGTTGAGGAGTTCCTTGCTAGGGGAGAGGTTTCTGGACTCTCTCCACCCCCTATGCCTATTGCGGGAACCTTGTTTGAcactgaggagcaggtggcgtacttgtacgttgcaggtgcttcggcacataTTTTGTGGAGTTGAGTGCTCGCTTTTGGCTcttaaggaccgagtcagtttaccaccagtcgCAGTATCTATTTACGTACATACTGTTCACCTTGCTATGGGCATGGTTCAGTctgagactagtggtggatagtgctcagcctgtaggcggattggaggatcagtgtaaggagttcgaggtgTTGATCTGCTCTGACTAGATTGTGTCGTacgtacatctatgggcccaccaaaaagtttgaacAGGACACCGAGATGTGTCTGATATGGAggctatggtgcaggacggcgtagtctacgtgacaagataggaactagtccaGGATTAGAAATACTTGTAGCAATCAGAGTAGGACTCGcctagttgaatccgactagtattcttataaaacaaccaacctgtaaccttGTAACCTTgccctggcaatataaggcgaggcagggaaccctccaaagcaattcatcCAACCAACACAGAGAATATAGGGTATtgagcccgaacctatctaaattgtgtgtttgtgttcaccttcgagttcctaatctcgacgagccccacaaACTAaatactacctcgggcaccccccccggtaggttgccgggtctaaaaaCTGACAACTGGCGTGACAGGTAGGGGAcctcgctgagaatccactggcgaactcgatgacccaagtcatcatcaagccaatcgttgCATTCGAAGAGAGCGCGACGTTCATTTTTGgttcctgggtttgcatcgtaGACAATGctagaaacttccaccgccataTTGTGTCAACCCCAGAGAAGAAACAATAAACAATGAAGCTCCAACGCTAAGCTCTAGAGGATCTCGTCtagaattttgacgaattttcaatttctgacttagtcagaggctggggggatgagtccgagtGCAACTCAACTTCTCTTGCTAGTCTGATCGACCCGCATGAGctggcacataagccatcgtgcgaatcggacTACTACTCAAGTTGATTCACGTTTGGACTCCGTAACACGGTTGTTGTTTACCAAGCTAccctatccagatcacaatccgacaTGGATGTGATCGaagacctcgactactactcgaacTCGGACGTGGAGaaccctttatcaggtccgcagcaagGCCTGGTGATCACATCGACTCCCCAaggtagattcatctactggcctaATATGAAACCATCTGCTCTCACCAAGGACGAAGATTCACACATTATCGCTAACCTCGATACTCTCCCGAACCAGGAGGGAGCTCTTCTTTCGCCCATCTACAAAGAAGGTGGCTCCAtggtgtaacgaccgacccctaacctttcccagttaggtttgatctcagcccttaaccttagtcagctgttttgtttgaccgcacctaagtgcccagttcttccgccagttccgacccctgagatccgaccctttcccgcttcgttcctctcccgaccccggcgagctcagcccgccgtcggatcctgctgatcttcctcgctcgtccgatctatcccccggtggacccgcgagatctttttccaaaTCCCCCgtgccagccgcactcgagttgcatggccgcttcagaatcttcctgccgcgtggctcgtcttctccgatgccatcgcccagttttgtctctggcaagcaacagagtgggttcccgcgccccttttccccaatggcagcggaagccctctgcacccctttctgcagaacctcgtctcccgcgcccatcatcacgccaccagatcccggccccagagcccgatgtcgcccgtcttttccatccctttcagcaacagttgcaccgcccggtcgtcgctacacgacgattcctccaccgccaaccccgaccgcggccgcgacagttcctttccccgctctgtcagaagccgcccgacaatctgttgttccgtgCTTTCTCCCCCCcctcccgcgcccgcgtccgcctgttttctcacctgtgcgccctcgattctagcgccgtttaccggttgcttctatcacctcttccgcacgacgacgcccgctttccgccaaatcccaaccaccggtctacccgcgcctacgccgccctgacagtatagcgcaatgatcgctggcatcacccccggagttctgcagcaccgccctgtttgctcaatcgccgccacggcagagcactccattgcttctccccggcctccgcgccgctccctttctctctctccgcgacgtttccgttcctctgctccagcagctataaaaggaatgcccccatcgccggagttccctccgcccttgttgccttcagcttaCTCCtactccctgctcaagctcctagcgccacccacccaattcttgagaagttcttctcccagttccttttcagttcctccaagtcatccagcagcttgctccttcgtgctgcgtagagctctcttgtgatccgcaagaagcagcgccgccgccggagcattgccggtcgtagcccttgctcgaagctttagtccttccgcccaagttcgcttcttcccgaccccaagccttcctttcaggaagaaggtgagttgccgaccctaagtccgcctcgcccgacccctcctatccgcccgaccccagttccgtctcgtccgaccctgtctgttccgccgacccttatccgcctcgcccgagggcttggctgtgatctttttcttcaactcgagggtgtatgtgtaaaaacTTGAGAACCTTgaagcgcttgcgtctaaggatcccagttatcacctCCTCTAGTTctaggatcagaccactagttccttcctacctTTACCTTTTAAtaatcatcagctctctcgaaccaccctaacctcctgctctttgtcgcaagtttctgggctcaggcgagccagtgttgctgttgaaataaccgtctaagctaacccttgcattgcattcgtgtagagctgcacctcgccgatggcttctacgagcttcacccggcgccagaagaagaagctgtagccgagctcctgtcctccgaagccgaagtcgccctagaagtcgagcagcttccgtcccctttgcttgcaggcaagccccggttgcatgaaatcctacgtgttttgccaaacttgcgcatgccttccgtatagcatgcttgtgcatttacgtataggagttgtgtgaaaccctagatgcacgacTTAGGTAACctttgatatgagcactagctgttggaccgagtagctgcattgcttaaactaggaaaaacggtaaaagtcgagtgattccctgtcactcgcgagttataggagttgcatgtttactctcctgttacaactataaggacgatggacggggcagggtttggtaatcttttggtggtcggatggtcgccccgtctgtctatgaaatcttgctaaggcccgacagtggtggtgttcgtgatcaagtgtttgaaagtactagcctcatacttagtatgggatgaggaagcctagtacctgattgaacctagacgtgagcggtcgccccattgttcttggaacggagtttcccctgctggttgtcgcacgtggtggcaagcgtggtcacaggacggcagaggccgggtctgtggaaccttgcaccaaaggaaatgggcccgacacgggttaggggattgatggggaaggccgacacaggaagcgacctctgggtgcgcggatgtcgtgaggctaggttcaccatgcatggttaaaaaaactcgaatcgattcgtctgcctctcacagtctgagatttcttgatcgctatgtcaccctgagtaaatgaggaatctgatgatggcaatgtttgttgttatatctacacatcttgtttggctctgtgtttgcttagaataggttgcacaacctagactggtaaatgaacctagaaccggagctaaaacttgaattagggttacttagtgcttttggcaaacaaacccctcagccaaacagcttgcatgtctagaaggaggagtagtccttactcctgtcggttaagtcttgttgagcttagtagctcagccttgttgtggcttctgtttttcaggtgaagttgccgcgtccgacccctctctggttggtgcttggccgccccagctcccgccaggctggacggtcgagtgggacccctcctcggatggcgaggagaggagccagtgatgtcccggttggcctcaccagggatgtccgaccccgacgaagtcttccgctagcgtttccctgttgttttcttgaaaacttgtaaaactctgatgttggattttatggccgaactaagtgggtaaaacttgttcaactcagtggacttgttgtattctctgtaaccactcaccttcgtgtgggtttgctaaactcgatcctgtttaagtggttaaatcggatgcaatccgacggcacttcgtattaactcggtttaggcaggagtgtcgcatgttaggcggcttaaccctgcttaatcaagctaatccgaggtggttccgccacacatggaggtcatcacttcaagctcgggaaaCTACTCTCCAGAACAAGAACTCTTCGCTCTCGTTGCTGGATAAgagggtgaagaagaagagcaattgGATAGAAATCTGCAGCATGAACATCACCCGGATGATGTcttgcaggatgagctcaccaccaaCATTGCCGGAGAGGAGACTGAaactcaaagaactcgacgacaAACAAGAAACGCCACAAGAGCagagcaccaccacctccttgcAGCAAACCTACTAATCATGAACCTGGATAatgcgtttgaagcagttcaattgCATCAACATCGTACTCCCCTTGTCACCATCGCGTCCATTAATCTCATTACCCACGCAATGCCACAGAACAAGTATACTAGACAATTGGCTGAACTGGCAGAGCGCgcatacgaacaactcgatcagcagaaacCGATACATTCAGTTCAATGCACTCCATCCTAGCATAGTCAatatggcagtagccatagacGTACTCCATCCcgaccaagtcaaattggaggcgctagaccaagccaagcttTAGCAGAGGGTAGTTTGgtgggaccctcgggaggccgtggccaccgtggggctaacctaGAGCTTGAACACCCGGTAGAAGATCTTCGCAGTAAGATCAATGCCGGCCGCAACGCCCGTACTATCATTGACGGACGGCGCCGCAAATgagagcaagaagtcgaacacccaggGGATGATTCTAACGGGTTCGCCGCCTTCTCCAGACAAGTcaggaggacaattctacctGAAAAATTCAAGCCCCcgagtatcaccaagtacgatggcaagtaggaccaagtccaatggctccgatgctacttGTTGTCAATGCAAGTAGCTGGGGGAAACgacaacaccaaagtcatctacttccccatctgcatggaggcggtgccgctcacatggctcgaatcattgaataagaactccatcgacacatgggtaggtttcacagcttcgaggtcTTCAACTGGTGACAACATGCCCTGCAGTTGAAGACAGTTCTAGATTCGAGGAAGCAGGAGAGTGCTAGCTACATACTAGGGTTCCGgccgttaggtggggtttggacgacTAGCTACTGTTCACGCTCCATCCAGGCTGGtacagatgtacaacctctgtagagtgtataaacctatagctatagtctGTGTCCACTAGTTATGGACAGTACTGTAgactaccgctacttctgactagacttatACTATTCTTCTACCTCCCCCTTTTATTGAGATAGGCTGGCGTTTACTGTTGAGATGCgagggaagggagctctcacatcacctagtgtgtttgggtgctaCATTCATGGGTAAAGGATCCGGTGGTTTATCACGACTTCCTTGATGTGAGGTGTTAACCTCggagatggtattgctttgACGCATCCTTAATTGCTGTTGCTGCTACATAAACCTCTAAAGCCAGATATAGGTTTATCCATACATATAGTGTTATTTCCCTatttccttggcttgctgctatTGGGAGTTAACATAGGTCTATCCTCTTCTCGGGTAGACTTTGGTTTTTCAAGTTCAGCCGACTGCAACTTGATGATGGATGAGAATACTAAGGTGTTGTCCTTCTCTCAAGTTGCCTGATGGATATGGAGATCCACTTGTTTGATGCGCTGCACTTCGTATATCTTTTTCTTCTATTTGATTCAGTCCTGAAGGATTTGTACTGGCATATGTGCCAAGATGTTGTATATTGTATGTAGGTATTAGTTTGATTCTCATTTCTACATTCGCTTTTGTATGAAATTGTACTATCTGATATAGAGATTGCACGTGATAGCCGTTTCCTAGGACTATCACAGAGGTGCAGAGGCTTGGATTCTCATAAATGGGAATTCGGGTCATTTCATAAATAGTGACAATTAAGCCGTTTCATAAATAGTGACAATCAagattattttagcttttctaaaatTTGTTggtgactttttttttatagagGGAGTATGTTACTTAAATTTATttagttatttttttaataaaaactaATGGTTGGATTAGTGGTCTGATTGGTGAACCATGAACCGCTAACGAGCGGTCAGCTGTCTACTGTCTTCTTTTTATGCCACTGGGCCGCACCTTTTTTAAGACTGGGGATATTTTGATCCTTTTTTGTTGTTCACCCATGTGAAACCGAGTCTTTTCAAAGACAAACGAGGTCCCAAAAAGACAAACGAAACACCCAGACCAAGCAGTGTTACTGTGTTCTAACTGACTACAAAATCCTTCAAGTGCCTGCCCAAGATAAGGAAGGAGCACGGTCGGTCGCCAAGCAGCCACGGATCCCATTTCTCGATTATTACCTTCACTCTTCCAGGTCCATCTCTAGTCTATCGCTGCAACTGCACTCACACACAGTCAGAGCTCCCTATTGACATGAACATCGCGTCGGCAGCGCTCGTGTTCCTCGCACACTGCCTTCTGCTCCACCGGTGCATGGGGTCTGAGGCGGGAGGCGTGTTCGACCACGGGCGCCACGGCGTCAGCCTCGTCCGGGTCGAGGCGCCGTCGAGGTGCGGTGGCGGCACGCCGTCGTCCCCGCCCGGCGCTgacacgccgccgccgaagccgctgctggtcgccgcgccgcgcgaggCCGGGGAGTACCCGGTGCTCGTCTTCCTCCACGGCTACCTCGTCGTCAACTCCTTCTACTCCCAGCTGCTCCAGCACGTCGCCTCCCATGGCTTCATCGTCGTCGCACCTCAGGTAATAATATAAGCAGTTCATCAGTTCGTCCAGTTCTGTTAGCTTTCTTTCCCCATGACAAGATTCCGGGCAGCTGTACACGATCTCCGGTGCCGACGCCACCGAGGAGATcaacgccgcggcggccgtcatcggctggctcgccgccggcggcctctcCTCCGCGCTGCCGCCCGGCGTCCGAGCGGACGCCACTAAGGTGTCCGTCTCCGGCCACAGCCGCGGCGGCAAGGTGGCGTTCGCGCTGGCTCTGGGACACGCCAAGCTCGCCATCCccctcgccgcgctcgtcgccgtGGACCCCGTCGACGGCATGGGCATGGGCAggcagacgccgccgccgatcctCACGGGCAGAAGCGGTGCCCTCCGCGTGTCGGCGCCGGCCATGGTCATCGGCACGGGGCTCGGCGAGCTGCCCCGTGGCCCGCTGCTCCCGCCGTGCGCGCCAAGGGGCGTCAGCCACGCGGCGTTCTGCGACGAGATGGaccccgccgcggcgtcggcgtgcCACCTGGTGGCGAGGGACTACGGGCACACGGACATGATGGACGACGACACGCCGGGCGCCAGGGGGATACTCACGCGCGCCATCTGCAGGAGCGGCGGGGCCAGGGCGCCCATGCGGCGGTTCGTGGGCGGCGCCACGGTAGCGTTCCTGAAGAGGTGGGTCGGAGGGGACGGCGCCGCGCTGGACGGCATCAGGGCGCGCCCGGAGCAGGCGCCCGTGGCGCTGTCCGTCGTGGAGTTCCTCGGTGACGAGGCGATGGCGCAGATAGCTTAGAATCTAATCCTTAGATTGTAGGATCTGTCATCTGCAGGACTGTGTTGTGGCGACAGGAACTCGACACGTCGAAATTACAGCTTGAAAAGATGAAATGGATGTGTGTGCGTAGATTTTTGTAGAAAACGGATACGAAGATGTGTAGATATTTTGCATGGCGAGCTTGTTGGaccacgacggcggcgactgGCTGGCCGTCGATGAGACGACCCGATGGTCACTGGCCGACGGTGCAACGACCGTCCCCACCCGAGCTCATGAGCGTCCCTGCGCCATCGGTGCACGGTGCCACGGCCACGCTCGGTGAGGgtcttcgccggcgccggcgataCTCGCGCAGACGCGTTTGAATCGCGTTAACTCTTACTCTTACCAATGCTGGACCGGACAAAGACCACCTGAGACTTTGGGCAGGATGGGCTGCAAGTTCAGTCCCCCATGGCCATCCCACAACAACGATGGCCAGACAAATGAAACGAGAAGTCAGGAAATAAAACCACAAAAACCTTATCATAGTACAGACGCTAACATACTAAGCAAGCACGAATCTAGAATTTGACACAGGTGGACAGGTTCTACCTCAATGAACCTGAAAAGTAATCTACACACTCAGGTCTGAATTTCCAGGATCTATGTGTTTGGTTCTCTTGCTGGTTACCTCGGTGCTCATGCGTTCAAGTTCTTTCCTCACCAAGCCAGGCAAAAAAAGCTTGCTAGTTACTTTCAATTATCAGTTGGTTAAAGCCATGGAGAATGGGAATAAACTCATGCTAGCAGCTAATGCcaaaattagttgaggtgaagaacTGAATATTCTTGTTATTATTACGTGCATAGTGGACAGCTGTAACAACGGGTGACGAGCCGTATGTGTGTGGTAATTTTACTTATAGATTTGTGACGAGCTCCTTTGGAGCTTGTGTGTGTCAGTGTGTGTGCGTGGGCGTGTGGTAATGTTACTTATATGGCAGCAACCTTCAGCACAATCGTCCCAGCATTGTGGTTGATGACAAAAGCAGGATGCTAGGGCATCATGTCGAGTACGGAattttggagttggagctcatAAAGTGTTTTACATGATATAATGTTTTATATATGTATCAAAGTTCAATTGTGTTCATCATGTTTTGGCATGGGGACTTTAATTTCAATCCTAATATTGTATCACTCTCTTTCCATAATAGCAATAACTATGGATTCTATCTCGACTATTATAATGTCGGCCAGTAATGATCAATGGCCTGAGTTTCTTCTACCTTTTCAACGACCAACATGGTAGTTTTAAGCCTTGAGAACGGAGGAGGTGACTTCCTTTAGCATTGCTTTACTAAGATAACAGATTCATGATATTCTGTATGTAACCAAATGCATGGTTGATAAAGTAAATCCTCACATATTAGTCCATGCAGAATCTGTGTTCCGGAAGCCTGGAACCAACAGAGAAATTATACCAATGAGAGATAAACTAGCAGAAGTgctcgtgcgttgctacggggctcgtgcgttgctacgggtctttaccctctctaaaataattatacGCTTATTCCCAATTCATATTTTATGGTGCTAtatcacttttcttcttctccttcccgaAATTCTGCCAAGGAAAATTAAAGAAATAGATAAGCTATCACAAGGAGAAAAGTTCATCGATTTCATACCAGGTGCTATCACAAAAATACGGAGGTTTTAGATGTAAATGGATGCTGTGATCTATCACCTTTTTTAATTCATGAGTTATCTGCCATATTTCCTTCATTGATTTCATACCAGGTGCTATCCCAAGAATACGGAGGTTCTGGATATAACTAGATGCTGTGATCCGTCACCTTTTTTTAATTCCTAAGTTATCTGCATATGTCCCTAAAATTTTCGCACTAAAAAAATGTAACTTTGGTGTGCATAATTGAATCACAATTAATTTATTATGTTGATCCAATCATCTAGCAATTTTAGTATTTAGAGTGCTCCATTAATTTATATTTGGTCCCATGCACATCCTCGGCTTGTTCTCCAGCTGTATAATCACTAAGTTAAAATTTAAATTACCAATCCTGATTAAATTAAGGAGGTTCAGCCAGTAACTTGAGGCTGTCTAGGTTGTTTTGCCATTACTAATTTATAATGTACGCAACATCAGGTTTAAACATACATTGAAATTTCTGGTATATAGATTCAGTATGCACGCAACTCCAATTTTAACTTTCATGCATTAGCATGTTATTACAGACGTATCGCCCACAAAACTTTCAAcctataaaaaaagaagaaactgTAAAGCTAAATAAATGCTTACCCTTGATTAGAATTTGTTGGACCACATCTAAATTTAAAACTTTCATGCAAATTCATCTAGCAATTACCGAACCAGCTTGAGCATACTCtattggcgctaaaaatcggccaatgACCTTcagcgttggacacacgacccgggagaatctgcttaactcctgttcgggtaatcgccctggtgcagttcgtgCGATGTGCCactcaatctaacctgttgattgacaaggaaagagaagtattaaattccaggggtttcgatcagctaaagttccgatctatctcgaaaagcgtgtcagcgaatcggccgatttgctatgaagatgatcGGCTATAGAACAACCGATAATCAcgcagcgattgtaaagaaactaccagagtaaactaaacaacactgcaaagcaacacttgaaatagatctaatcgccTGTATAAcgataaataagaataatagtaataaagccgacagtttaaatctcaagctggataactagtgataaaattagaacaatagataaatcctataattctagtaaatatcgataacttgtgaataaatctaaacgaaatgacagcgatgcgcccgaagttaaagcttagatattactcgataaacagaacttacaaaatcggccggagatcgtgttgatgcagtcctACCAActcgtatgaactcgtgaaaggaaagatgtattggcgaagtcgccgacttgaaagtaaagtacgatgaaaaagtaagttgtttgtattgattgatgtgttgttttacaaatctccaAAGATGgttatttatagcctgttataactgatttcctaaccacTTAGGATCTATTtgtaattttaaacgaaaatgaatatttacaaacaaaactcgtatcggagttggttatcatactctcACGGgtcaatctttctctatcttctttttctagCCCACCTTAAGCCTATATTGGCCCAAACGCTCCagcctttcaatcggccgacctccaccaactccgtctgccaatcgcttgaaacactgtagcgccaatcggccgattcccaattgtaGCACCAGTCGGTCGATTCCCAATCATAACCTTttaatccgccgcatcggccaatcctttcctctcttgacgccgatccaaaatgtgtcaaaatctggtgtcaacacatgcccccaaattttggagtaaaacatgacttttacttcgaaattcttttttaacctcTTCTCCGAAACAAACGTAGCAAAAATCTCCttctgtttcgcggtcttctacctgatgattgcaatcttttcgaactggaCGCCTAAGACAACCGCTCCTCCGAAATTTGTGTAGACagtgcggtaaaaatcccgtctttaccccttctctcgaacCATCTTTAAATATTGGCGTTCcctgccgcttcttctccacgagcccAGTAACTTCCTCCCCTGCGAATCACTTTCCATCTCCTCCCAGCGCCCTTTCGGCTTCCATTCGCATTCTCCGGCGATCCTTCTTTCATCCGCATCCTGCTTCATCCCCTCAATGGTGGCACCATCGGCAACTCCACTAGCAATGGAGGCTCGGCCGGCAGCGCCATCAGCGACGGCAGTTCCATCGGTGACCCCATCAGCAACAatgag encodes the following:
- the LOC101760397 gene encoding chlorophyllase-2, chloroplastic isoform X1; this translates as MNIASAALVFLAHCLLLHRCMGSEAGGVFDHGRHGVSLVRVEAPSRCGGGTPSSPPGADTPPPKPLLVAAPREAGEYPVLVFLHGYLVVNSFYSQLLQHVASHGFIVVAPQLYTISGADATEEINAAAAVIGWLAAGGLSSALPPGVRADATKVSVSGHSRGGKVAFALALGHAKLAIPLAALVAVDPVDGMGMGRQTPPPILTGRSGALRVSAPAMVIGTGLGELPRGPLLPPCAPRGVSHAAFCDEMDPAAASACHLVARDYGHTDMMDDDTPGARGILTRAICRSGGARAPMRRFVGGATVAFLKRWVGGDGAALDGIRARPEQAPVALSVVEFLGDEAMAQIA
- the LOC101760397 gene encoding chlorophyllase-2, chloroplastic isoform X2, whose translation is MGSEAGGVFDHGRHGVSLVRVEAPSRCGGGTPSSPPGADTPPPKPLLVAAPREAGEYPVLVFLHGYLVVNSFYSQLLQHVASHGFIVVAPQLYTISGADATEEINAAAAVIGWLAAGGLSSALPPGVRADATKVSVSGHSRGGKVAFALALGHAKLAIPLAALVAVDPVDGMGMGRQTPPPILTGRSGALRVSAPAMVIGTGLGELPRGPLLPPCAPRGVSHAAFCDEMDPAAASACHLVARDYGHTDMMDDDTPGARGILTRAICRSGGARAPMRRFVGGATVAFLKRWVGGDGAALDGIRARPEQAPVALSVVEFLGDEAMAQIA